Proteins from one Juglans microcarpa x Juglans regia isolate MS1-56 chromosome 6S, Jm3101_v1.0, whole genome shotgun sequence genomic window:
- the LOC121236614 gene encoding uncharacterized protein LOC121236614: MKVRQKHQSFSLEKCTAIADKVDQLLIVGFIPEAHYPEWFFNVVLVKNSSVSNEAQSSQVSLWRRAEKFLGFMVSKRGIEANPEKVKAIMDMSPPRNMNEVQKLAKRVTALNRFVSWSTEKCLSFFRVLRNVYIWENECDQAFEKLKEYLTSPPLLNQAKPRHALNVYLSISPHVVSSALVREVKGS, encoded by the exons ATGAAGGTGAGGCAGAAGCACCAAAGTTTTAGCTTAGAGAAATGCACTGCTATAGCCGACAAAGTTGATCAATTGCTGATCGTGGGGTTCATCCCAGAGGCCCATTATCCGGAGTGGTTTTTCAATGTCGTGTTGGTAAAGAATTCAAGCG TATCGAATGAAGCTCAATCTAGCCAAGTGAGCCTTTGGCGTCGAGCCGAGAAGTTCTTGGGTTTCATGGTGTCAAAAAGGGGAATAGAAGCAAACCCTGAGAAAGTAAAGGCCATCATGGACATGTCCCCTCCTCGAAATATGAATGAAGTACAGAAACTGGCCAAGCGAGTAACGGCCCTCAATCGGTTTGTCTCTTGGTCAACCGAAAAATGCCTGTCGTTCTTCAGAGTGTTGCGGAATGTTTATATTTGGGAGAATGAGTGTGACCAGGCATTTGAGAAACTCAAAGAATATCTAACCAGCCCACCACTCCTCAATCAAGCCAAGCCAAGACATGCTCTGAATGTGTATTTATCCATCTCCCCACACGTTGTCTCCTCCGCATTGGTAAGGGAAGTGAAGGGGTCCTAG